The segment ATCACCACCGCGACCTTGCCGTCCAGTTCCGCCATCGCCCAATCTCCTCTCTCCGCGCCATTAAAAACAGGCATGACTGCCTTTTTCAAGACCACTATCATTGTCACGCCCCTACGGAGCGATGCGCGAGGCCACGGTCGTTCCGGGGAAAAGCCGGCCCAATAAAAAAGACATTTGTGATTGTTTTCTTCATCGGCGATGCTAAGCCATGTCGGGAGGAGCCTGAACGATCGATGGATGCGAATTCCACCCAGTCCGCGCCCGGCGGCCATGTCCGCCCGGACCCGAACGACCCGACCCGGCCGAAGCGCGGCCTGACGCCCGACGACCTGGCGACGCATGACACGGTGTTCCGGCCCGACCTGCTGGCCGGCCATCGCATCCTGATCACCGGCGGCGGCAGCGGCATGGGCAAGGCGGCGGCGTTCCTCGCCGCGCGGCTGGGCGCCGAGGTCGCGATCTGCGGCCGCAACGCCGACAAGCTGGCCGTCACCCGCGACCAGATCCGCGCCGCGACCGGCCGCGAGGTGATGACCGCCGCGATGACGATCCGCGATCCCGAGGCGTGCGAGGCGCTGATCGCAGGGATCCACGATCGGATGGGCGGGCTCGACACCGTCGTCAACAATGCGGGGGGACAATTCCCGCAGGACGCGATCGACTTCAGCCGCAAGGGCTGGCTGGCGGTGATCGACACCAATCTCAACGGCACCTGGTGGATGATGCAGGAGGCGGCGAAGCGCTGGCGCGAAACCGGCGCGCCGGGCCACATCATCAACATCGTCGCCAATGTCGAGCGCGGCATGCCGCAGGCGGCGCACACCTGCGCGGCGCGCGCGGGGGTGATCTATCTGTCGAAGACGGTCGCCACCGAATGGGCGCCGTTCGACATAAGGATCAACTGCATCGGCCCCGGCGTGATCGAGACCGAGGGCTTCGGCGTCTATCCGGAGGAGGCGCTGGTCCGCTTCCACAAGGCCAATCCGATGAAGACGCGCGGCAATGCGTGGGACGTGGCCGAGGCGATCGCCTATCTCGCTTCCCCCGCCGGCCGCTTCGTCAACGGCGACCTGCTGGTGATCGACGGCGGGCAGGCGCAGTGGGGCGTCGTCTGGCCGGGCGGCATGCCGGACTATTTCGACGAGAGCGGCGCGGCCTGATCGTCCGCCGACAGACGGAGAGGGTTATGACACAGGATCGCGGGCGGGTGGCCGGCAAGGTCGCGCTCGTCACGGGCGGCGGATCGGGGCTCGGCAAGGCCGATTGCGAGGCGCTGGCGCGCGAGGGGGCGACGGTGGTCGTCACCGACGTCAGGATCGAGCCCGCGCTGAAGGTCGCCGACGCGATCGGCAACGGCGCGCTCGCGCTGGCGCTCGACGTCGCGTCGGAGGACCAGTGGATCGCGGTGATCCGGGCGATCGAGGAGCGGTTCGGCCGGCTCGACATCCTCGTCAACAATGCCGGCGTCGTGCTGTCGGCCGATGTCGAGGGGACCACGCTCGACCAGTTCCGCTTCGTCAACGCGGTGATGAGCGAGGGCGTGTTCCTCGGCTGCAAATATGCGATCCCGCTGATGAACCGCAACGACGGCGGATCGATCGTCAACATGTCGTCGACCGGCGCGCTGCTCGGCTATCCGATCTTCCTCGCCTATTCGGCCGCCAAGGGCGCGGTGCGATCGATGACCAAGTCGATCGCGGTGATGTGCCAGGAGAAGGGCTACAAGATCCGCTGCAACTCGATCCATCCCGGCGCGATCGAGACGCCGATGGTGCAGGAGGCCGAGGGCCGCATCGGCCAGGAGCAGGCGGTGCCGAAGGGCGTCCTGCCCGCCGGCGCCAAGGGCGCGCCCGAGGACGTCGCGGCGATGGTGGTGTTCCTCGCCTCCGACGAATCGCGCTTCGTGACGGGCGCGGAGTTCGTCGTCGACAACGGGGTGACGATCCGGCCGTTCTGACCCGGCCCCGCCCACCGTCATGCTGAACTTGTTTCAGCATCCACCGTGCCACAAGCGACGGCGGTGCGGATGATCAACTGATTTTCCTGCCGTCACCCCAGCGCAGGCTGGGGTCCATGTCTCTATCCTCCCCGGTGGTCATCTGGCTGATGAGAGACATGGGCCCCTGCCTCCGCAGGGGCGACGTGTCGGTGTGAAAACTACCGCCCCATCCAGCGATCGAGCTCGACGTGGAAGTGGCGCAGCCGCGCCTCCTGCTCGCCCCAGAGCGGGCCGCGGAAACCGCGCGAGCGGGCGCCGGCCTGGACGATCGGCAGCAGGTCCGAATCCTGGTCGAGCACCTCGCCCATGCCCGGCGGCTCGCCAAGCCCGGTGTGGACGACGTCGGGCCGGGTCTCCCCGGTCAGGTCGACATCGTCGCCCAGCCCCATCCACAGCGGCGCGCCATAGCCCGGCACGTCGACATGGCGGTAGAGGATCGTCGTCTCATAGGTGAAGCGCTCGGGATCGTCGGCGTCCGGCTTGAAGCGGTGGAGGAACACCGCCTCGGGATGGCAGCCGATCTGCGCGTTGGGGAAGATGCCGAAGATCACGCTGTCGGTGAGTTGCGCGTCGCTGAACCGTTCATAGCCGAGCCCGAGCCGCGCCGAGCGGTCGCGCTTGGCCATCGCGATCGCCGAGCGGCTCTCCCGCGCGGTGCCCTGGAAGGTCGCGGGGTCGAGGCCCGCGTCCTGGAGCATCGCGGCGATGCCGGGG is part of the Rhizorhabdus wittichii RW1 genome and harbors:
- a CDS encoding short-chain dehydrogenase/reductase SDR (PFAM: short-chain dehydrogenase/reductase SDR; KR), which codes for MDANSTQSAPGGHVRPDPNDPTRPKRGLTPDDLATHDTVFRPDLLAGHRILITGGGSGMGKAAAFLAARLGAEVAICGRNADKLAVTRDQIRAATGREVMTAAMTIRDPEACEALIAGIHDRMGGLDTVVNNAGGQFPQDAIDFSRKGWLAVIDTNLNGTWWMMQEAAKRWRETGAPGHIINIVANVERGMPQAAHTCAARAGVIYLSKTVATEWAPFDIRINCIGPGVIETEGFGVYPEEALVRFHKANPMKTRGNAWDVAEAIAYLASPAGRFVNGDLLVIDGGQAQWGVVWPGGMPDYFDESGAA
- a CDS encoding short-chain dehydrogenase/reductase SDR (PFAM: short-chain dehydrogenase/reductase SDR; KR); this translates as MTQDRGRVAGKVALVTGGGSGLGKADCEALAREGATVVVTDVRIEPALKVADAIGNGALALALDVASEDQWIAVIRAIEERFGRLDILVNNAGVVLSADVEGTTLDQFRFVNAVMSEGVFLGCKYAIPLMNRNDGGSIVNMSSTGALLGYPIFLAYSAAKGAVRSMTKSIAVMCQEKGYKIRCNSIHPGAIETPMVQEAEGRIGQEQAVPKGVLPAGAKGAPEDVAAMVVFLASDESRFVTGAEFVVDNGVTIRPF